The Pseudomonas parafulva genome window below encodes:
- a CDS encoding CMD domain-containing protein has protein sequence MTSNVPTPVAVDMLDSLLQLQPGTAEHALRHARDKVVSATQASHALFFAAEGHKLSLYERLWVAYYAAYLTPQAALAAHYLEHLQAEGLDSAVLASLHSGNLDALENVRLGAILTFTRTLIQSPRHGDQTALRALQQAGLGTEEVVVLAQLIAYLSYQVRLAAGLGALFATGDAA, from the coding sequence ATGACTTCGAACGTCCCAACCCCCGTCGCCGTCGACATGCTCGACAGCCTCCTGCAACTGCAGCCCGGCACTGCCGAGCATGCTCTGCGTCATGCCCGTGACAAGGTCGTCTCGGCGACCCAGGCCAGCCACGCACTGTTTTTTGCCGCCGAGGGCCATAAGCTGTCGCTTTACGAGCGTTTGTGGGTGGCGTACTACGCCGCCTACCTCACGCCGCAGGCCGCACTGGCCGCTCACTATCTTGAGCATCTGCAAGCCGAGGGCCTGGACAGCGCAGTGCTGGCCAGCCTCCACTCAGGCAACCTTGATGCGCTCGAGAATGTGCGCTTGGGCGCCATCCTTACTTTCACCCGCACCCTAATCCAGTCGCCCAGGCATGGCGACCAGACCGCACTGCGGGCTTTGCAGCAGGCAGGATTGGGTACCGAGGAAGTCGTAGTGCTGGCACAGCTGATCGCTTATTTGTCCTACCAGGTGCGCCTTGCGGCCGGCCTGGGGGCATTGTTCGCCACAGGAGACGCAGCATGA
- a CDS encoding ABC transporter permease, which produces MTAVLDTVQARSPWRRVVQDFVGAPAAMVGLVVLLAIVLLALLAPWIVVQNPYDLMQLNVLDARLAPGSANLDSGYHYWLGTDGQGRDLVSAILYGLRISLWVGIGSALIAAVLGTLVGLVSAYAGGWVDALLMRLVDLLLSFPAILMALMILAWLGKGVGNVMLTLVLLEWAYYARTARGQALSESRREYVDAARGQGISPWRIVIGHVLPNCLPPLIVIGALQIARAITLEATLSFLGLGVPVTEPSLGLLIANGFQYMLSNEYWISLFPGLALLITIVAINLVGDRLRDVLNPRLQR; this is translated from the coding sequence ATGACGGCCGTGCTCGATACCGTGCAGGCGCGCTCGCCGTGGCGGCGGGTGGTGCAAGACTTTGTCGGTGCGCCAGCCGCCATGGTTGGCCTGGTGGTGTTGCTGGCCATCGTGCTGCTGGCGTTGCTGGCACCGTGGATCGTGGTGCAGAACCCCTACGACCTGATGCAGCTGAACGTGCTCGATGCGCGACTGGCGCCGGGCAGCGCCAACCTCGACAGCGGCTACCACTACTGGCTGGGCACCGACGGCCAGGGCCGCGACTTGGTCTCGGCGATTCTCTACGGGCTGCGCATCAGCCTGTGGGTGGGCATCGGCTCGGCGTTGATTGCCGCCGTGCTCGGCACCCTGGTGGGCCTGGTGTCGGCCTATGCCGGTGGCTGGGTGGACGCCTTGCTGATGCGCCTGGTCGACTTGCTGCTGTCGTTCCCGGCGATTCTCATGGCGTTGATGATCCTTGCCTGGCTGGGCAAGGGCGTGGGCAACGTGATGCTCACCCTGGTACTGCTGGAGTGGGCCTACTACGCCCGCACCGCACGCGGCCAGGCCTTGAGCGAAAGCCGTCGCGAGTACGTCGATGCCGCGCGCGGGCAGGGCATCAGTCCGTGGCGCATCGTCATCGGCCATGTGCTGCCCAACTGCCTGCCGCCTTTGATCGTCATCGGCGCATTGCAGATCGCCCGTGCCATCACCTTGGAAGCCACCTTGTCGTTCCTCGGACTTGGCGTGCCTGTGACCGAACCTTCGTTGGGGCTGCTGATTGCCAACGGCTTCCAGTACATGCTCAGCAACGAATACTGGATCAGCCTATTCCCGGGCCTGGCGCTGCTGATCACCATCGTCGCCATCAACCTGGTGGGCGACCGCCTGCGTGATGTGCTCAACCCGAGGTTACAGCGATGA
- a CDS encoding LysR family transcriptional regulator: MDLRQLEAFAAVMSAGSVTAAGKMLGRSQPSVTRAIQELELELGFALFERSGPKVTPTQKAFMMYGEVESALLGIRNIRQHALQIAAEENRQIKLVAISALASGLLPAALARLPESLRPRQIQLQSMSPENVVQAVLSKTMDLGAVSLPLEHRGLDIHWIGEAPCVAVLPVDSPLASQARLSMELLAGQTLVTMANPYRFRRRIDKAFADAGYGTPHMLDSNTSLVAMQMARAGLGIALVDPFTAHGVPVEGVVVRPIACNIPFFFGLISAFASPLSDVARALVDEVAQTARRLLPEMALHEASAHDALLQSIYAE; this comes from the coding sequence ATGGATCTGCGTCAACTCGAAGCTTTTGCCGCTGTCATGTCTGCCGGTAGTGTCACCGCTGCTGGGAAAATGCTTGGGCGCTCACAGCCTTCGGTCACTCGGGCCATTCAGGAGTTGGAACTGGAGCTGGGCTTTGCCCTGTTCGAGCGCAGCGGGCCAAAAGTCACCCCGACCCAAAAGGCGTTCATGATGTACGGCGAGGTGGAGAGCGCGCTGCTGGGCATCCGTAATATACGGCAGCACGCACTGCAGATCGCCGCCGAGGAAAATCGCCAGATCAAACTGGTGGCGATCTCGGCGCTGGCCTCGGGGTTGCTTCCGGCGGCACTTGCCCGACTGCCCGAGTCCCTGCGCCCACGGCAGATCCAGTTGCAAAGCATGTCGCCTGAAAACGTGGTGCAGGCAGTTCTGTCCAAAACCATGGACTTGGGTGCGGTAAGCCTGCCGCTGGAGCACCGTGGCTTGGACATCCATTGGATCGGCGAGGCCCCTTGTGTGGCGGTGTTACCGGTTGACTCGCCGTTGGCCAGCCAAGCTCGACTGTCAATGGAATTGCTGGCGGGCCAGACCCTGGTGACCATGGCGAACCCGTACCGTTTTCGTCGGCGTATCGACAAGGCTTTCGCCGATGCCGGTTATGGCACGCCGCACATGCTCGACAGCAATACATCTCTGGTCGCAATGCAGATGGCCAGGGCAGGGCTGGGTATCGCTCTGGTCGATCCGTTCACCGCGCATGGCGTGCCGGTGGAGGGGGTGGTGGTGCGGCCTATTGCCTGCAATATTCCGTTTTTCTTCGGCTTGATCTCGGCTTTTGCCAGTCCTTTATCGGATGTGGCACGCGCGCTGGTCGATGAGGTGGCGCAGACGGCTAGGCGGCTGCTGCCTGAGATGGCCCTGCACGAGGCCAGCGCACATGACGCGCTGCTGCAAAGTATTTACGCTGAATAA
- a CDS encoding ABC transporter permease: MIGWALRRLSQSLLVILLMTLVVFVGLNAIGNPMDILVGEDLNQAERLQAIAHLGLDKPLWEQYLIFLKGALHGNLGQSFVYHEDAMRLILQRLPATFELAFSALLLAVLIGVPLGMFAGCYPEHWLSRLMMAGSIVGFSLPAFWVALMMIMLFSITLGWLPASGRGATAELLGVQWSWLTSDGLQHLLLPAFNLALFKISLVLRLTRAGVREVLPQEFVRFARAKGLSPLRVMCMHVMRNTLIPVVTVLAMELGSTIAYAVVTESIFSWPGAGKLILDSINTLDRPVVVAYLMVVVVIFVVLNLIVDGLYYLLDPRVRVEAGR; the protein is encoded by the coding sequence ATGATCGGCTGGGCCCTGCGCCGGCTGAGCCAGTCGCTGCTGGTGATCCTGCTGATGACCCTGGTGGTGTTCGTCGGCTTGAACGCCATCGGCAACCCCATGGACATCCTGGTGGGCGAGGACCTCAACCAGGCCGAGCGCCTGCAGGCCATCGCCCACCTAGGCCTGGACAAACCCCTGTGGGAGCAGTACCTGATCTTTCTCAAAGGTGCGCTGCACGGCAACCTGGGGCAAAGCTTCGTTTACCATGAAGACGCCATGCGCCTGATCCTGCAGCGCCTGCCGGCCACCTTCGAGCTGGCATTCAGCGCATTGCTGCTGGCGGTGTTGATCGGCGTGCCGCTGGGCATGTTCGCCGGCTGCTACCCCGAGCACTGGCTGTCGCGGCTGATGATGGCCGGCAGCATCGTCGGCTTTTCGCTGCCGGCGTTCTGGGTGGCGCTGATGATGATCATGCTGTTCTCCATCACCCTGGGCTGGCTCCCGGCCAGCGGCCGCGGCGCCACCGCCGAGCTGCTCGGCGTGCAGTGGTCGTGGCTGACCTCGGACGGCCTGCAGCACCTGTTGCTGCCGGCCTTCAACCTGGCGCTGTTCAAGATCTCGCTGGTGCTGCGCCTGACCCGCGCCGGGGTGCGCGAGGTGCTGCCCCAAGAGTTCGTCAGGTTCGCCCGGGCCAAGGGCCTGTCGCCGCTGCGGGTGATGTGCATGCACGTGATGCGCAACACCCTGATCCCGGTGGTGACGGTGCTGGCCATGGAGCTGGGCTCGACCATCGCCTACGCGGTGGTGACCGAAAGCATCTTTTCCTGGCCCGGCGCCGGCAAGTTGATCCTGGACAGCATCAATACCCTGGATCGCCCGGTGGTGGTGGCCTACCTGATGGTGGTGGTAGTGATTTTCGTGGTGCTCAACCTGATCGTGGACGGGCTGTACTACCTGCTCGACCCGCGCGTACGTGTGGAGGCGGGACGATGA
- the ligA gene encoding NAD-dependent DNA ligase LigA — protein sequence MNAENRIHALRAELDQHNYRYYVLDEPSVPDAEYDRLFNELKALEAEHPHLVTPDSPTQRVGGAALAAFSQVRHEIPMLSLGNAFEEADLREFGRRVVEGLDQREAVDYSCEPKLDGLAVSLLYRNGQLVQGATRGDGTTGEDISTNVRTIRNVPLKLHGKGWPEVLEVRGEVYMSKAGFERLNAAQAEVGGKTFANPRNAAAGSLRQLDSKITASRPLEFCCYGVGQTSARVADSHIATLEQLKVWGLPISPELKHAEGIEQCLAYYQDIGARRNSLAYEIDGVVFKVNSLAAQQELGFRAREPRWAIAHKFPAMEELTEVLDVEFQVGRTGAVTPVARLKPVKVAGVTVSNATLHNMDEIARLGLRIGDTVIIRRAGDVIPQVMQVVLDRRPDDARAVEVPSACPVCGSQVERTQLVKRSKGRETTSEGAVYRCVGRLACGAQLKQAIIHYVSRRAMDIDGLGEKSVEQLVDEGLIRSPADLYALKPEQVFELEGFAEVSSRKLVEAIEASKRPTLARFIFALGIPDVGEETAKVLARSLGSLERVKVALPQVLTYLPDIGLEVAHEIHNFFEDAHNRDVIEQLLASGMQLQDQGELAAEFAASTTLAGMIAKLDIPSVGPTGAEKLVDKLGTLDKIIAADGIDLRQALTTKQAEAVREFFKVEANQQLARAIEAQLKDFGMHWHSEKKTANGLPLAGQTWVLTGTLERMSRDIAKEKLESIGAKVAGSVSGKTHCVVAGPGAGSKLAKASELGVKVLDEDAFVAFLAEQGIAV from the coding sequence ATGAACGCCGAAAACCGAATCCACGCACTGCGCGCCGAGCTCGACCAGCACAACTACCGTTATTACGTGCTCGACGAGCCCAGCGTGCCTGACGCCGAATACGACCGGCTGTTCAACGAGCTCAAGGCCCTGGAGGCCGAGCACCCGCACCTGGTTACGCCGGACTCGCCCACCCAACGGGTCGGCGGCGCGGCGTTGGCTGCGTTCAGCCAGGTCCGCCACGAGATCCCCATGCTCAGCCTGGGTAATGCCTTCGAGGAAGCCGACCTGCGCGAGTTCGGTCGGCGCGTGGTCGAGGGCCTCGACCAGCGTGAGGCGGTCGATTACAGCTGTGAGCCCAAGCTCGATGGCCTGGCGGTGAGCCTTTTGTACCGCAACGGCCAGTTGGTGCAGGGCGCCACCCGTGGCGACGGCACCACCGGCGAAGACATCAGCACCAACGTGCGCACCATTCGCAATGTGCCGCTCAAACTGCACGGCAAGGGCTGGCCTGAGGTGCTGGAGGTCCGCGGTGAGGTGTACATGAGCAAGGCCGGTTTCGAGCGCCTGAACGCCGCTCAGGCCGAGGTCGGTGGCAAGACCTTCGCCAATCCGCGCAACGCCGCGGCCGGCAGCCTGCGCCAGCTCGACTCGAAGATCACTGCCAGCCGGCCGCTGGAATTCTGCTGCTATGGCGTGGGACAGACCTCGGCCCGCGTCGCTGACAGCCACATCGCCACGCTCGAACAGCTCAAGGTCTGGGGGCTGCCCATCAGTCCCGAGCTCAAGCATGCCGAAGGCATCGAGCAGTGCCTGGCCTATTACCAGGACATCGGCGCACGGCGTAACAGCCTGGCCTACGAGATCGATGGCGTGGTGTTCAAGGTCAACAGCCTGGCTGCCCAGCAGGAGCTGGGCTTTCGCGCCCGCGAACCGCGTTGGGCCATCGCCCACAAGTTCCCCGCCATGGAAGAGCTCACCGAGGTGCTGGACGTCGAGTTCCAGGTCGGTCGTACCGGCGCGGTGACGCCGGTCGCGCGTCTTAAACCAGTCAAGGTCGCAGGCGTTACCGTGTCCAACGCGACCCTGCACAACATGGATGAGATCGCCCGCCTGGGCCTGCGCATCGGCGACACGGTCATCATCCGCCGCGCCGGCGACGTGATCCCCCAGGTCATGCAAGTGGTGCTCGACCGCCGTCCCGACGACGCCCGTGCGGTGGAGGTGCCCAGCGCTTGCCCGGTGTGCGGTTCGCAGGTGGAGCGCACGCAGTTGGTCAAGCGCAGCAAAGGCCGCGAAACCACCAGCGAAGGCGCGGTGTACCGCTGTGTCGGGCGGCTGGCCTGTGGCGCCCAGCTCAAGCAGGCGATCATTCACTACGTATCGCGCCGGGCGATGGACATCGACGGTCTTGGCGAGAAAAGCGTCGAACAATTGGTCGATGAGGGCCTGATTCGCTCGCCGGCTGACCTGTACGCGCTCAAGCCCGAGCAAGTCTTCGAGCTCGAAGGCTTCGCCGAAGTGTCCAGCCGCAAGCTGGTCGAGGCCATCGAGGCGAGCAAGCGCCCGACCCTCGCGCGTTTCATCTTCGCGCTGGGCATTCCCGATGTGGGCGAGGAAACCGCCAAGGTGCTGGCCCGTTCGCTGGGCAGTCTGGAGCGGGTGAAGGTGGCGTTGCCGCAGGTGCTGACCTATCTGCCGGACATCGGTCTGGAAGTCGCCCACGAGATTCACAACTTCTTCGAGGACGCGCACAACCGTGACGTCATCGAGCAGTTGCTCGCCAGCGGCATGCAGTTGCAGGACCAGGGCGAGCTGGCGGCCGAGTTCGCCGCCAGTACCACGCTGGCCGGCATGATCGCCAAGCTCGACATCCCCTCGGTCGGCCCGACCGGCGCCGAGAAGCTGGTGGACAAGCTCGGCACCCTCGACAAGATCATCGCCGCCGACGGTATCGACCTGCGCCAGGCGCTCACTACCAAGCAGGCCGAGGCCGTGCGTGAGTTCTTCAAGGTCGAGGCCAACCAGCAACTCGCCCGCGCCATCGAGGCACAGCTCAAGGACTTCGGCATGCACTGGCACAGCGAGAAGAAGACCGCCAACGGCCTGCCCCTGGCCGGCCAGACCTGGGTACTCACCGGCACGCTGGAGCGCATGAGCCGCGACATCGCCAAGGAGAAGCTGGAGAGCATCGGCGCCAAGGTGGCCGGGTCGGTGTCCGGCAAGACCCATTGCGTGGTCGCCGGCCCCGGCGCCGGGTCGAAGCTGGCCAAGGCCAGCGAGTTGGGTGTCAAGGTGCTGGACGAGGACGCCTTCGTGGCCTTCCTCGCGGAGCAGGGCATCGCGGTGTGA
- a CDS encoding ABC transporter ATP-binding protein has translation MRNEHPPLIQLEQASKTFGKAPAEHGARRLLQRLHLARAKPVTHAVDRVDLRIARGEVVGLVGESGCGKSTLGRMVAGLLPLSSGRAAMNGQPLDTLSVAQRLKVQMVFQDPSSSLNPRLRVDRIIGEGALLHGLTDRRGFDDYVSAQLQRAGLSPQLRQRYPHAFSGGQRQRIGIARALAVQPDLLVCDESVAALDVSIQAQILNLFMDLRDELGLTYLFISHDLGVVEHLCDRVVVMYLGRVVESATTEELYARPNHPYTQALLAQVPRFDMRNTRYDAIQGEIPSPLNPPAGCHFHPRCPHATARCREDVPVLREVSPNHLSACHLNAPA, from the coding sequence ATGCGCAATGAACACCCACCGCTGATCCAGCTTGAGCAGGCCAGCAAGACCTTCGGCAAGGCACCCGCCGAGCACGGCGCCCGGCGCCTGCTGCAACGCCTGCACCTGGCACGCGCCAAACCTGTGACCCACGCCGTGGACCGCGTCGACCTGCGCATCGCGCGCGGCGAAGTGGTGGGCCTAGTGGGCGAGTCGGGCTGTGGCAAGTCGACCCTCGGGCGCATGGTCGCCGGCTTGTTGCCGCTGTCTTCGGGCAGGGCGGCGATGAATGGCCAGCCCCTGGACACACTCAGCGTGGCCCAGCGCCTGAAAGTGCAGATGGTGTTCCAGGACCCGTCCTCCAGCCTCAACCCGCGCCTGCGCGTGGACCGCATCATCGGCGAGGGCGCTTTGCTGCATGGGCTCACCGACCGGCGCGGTTTCGACGACTACGTCAGCGCCCAGTTGCAGCGCGCCGGGCTCAGCCCGCAGTTGCGCCAGCGCTACCCGCACGCCTTCAGCGGCGGCCAGCGCCAGCGCATCGGCATTGCCCGGGCGCTGGCGGTGCAGCCGGACCTGCTGGTGTGCGACGAGTCGGTGGCGGCGTTGGACGTGTCAATCCAGGCGCAGATCCTCAACTTGTTCATGGACCTGCGCGACGAACTGGGCCTGACCTACCTGTTCATCAGCCACGACCTCGGCGTGGTCGAGCACCTGTGCGACCGTGTGGTGGTGATGTATCTGGGCCGGGTGGTGGAAAGTGCCACCACCGAGGAGCTGTACGCACGGCCCAACCACCCCTACACCCAGGCCCTGCTGGCGCAGGTGCCGCGCTTCGATATGCGCAATACCCGATATGACGCGATCCAAGGGGAAATCCCCAGCCCGCTGAACCCGCCCGCCGGGTGTCATTTCCACCCCCGCTGCCCGCACGCCACGGCGCGCTGCCGCGAGGACGTTCCAGTGCTCAGGGAGGTTTCGCCGAACCACCTGAGCGCGTGTCACCTCAACGCCCCGGCGTGA
- a CDS encoding ABC transporter ATP-binding protein — MSLPETSLPATLEPILEVRDLHTVFDTRAGSLPAVRGVSLQVQPGRILGLVGESGSGKSVTGFSILGLLDAPGRISAGQVLFKGRDLVGLAPAQLRALQGNRIAMIFQDPMMTLNPVLRVDTQMIEAVRAHQPVSKCEARALASQTLALMGIPSPEERLRAYPHQLSGGMRQRVAIAIALLHGPDLIIADEPTTALDVTIQAQILSEVQKLVREQGTALIWVTHDLSVVAGLADDVAVMYAGQIVEQGAVADVLDRPQHPYTQGLIDSLPSRNRRGQRLRQIPGMAPDLQSMPGGCAFAPRCTRASAQCAQMPVLRQGAGGQWVRCFYPGAADAQ, encoded by the coding sequence ATGAGCCTGCCTGAAACGTCGCTGCCGGCGACCCTTGAACCGATCCTCGAGGTGCGCGACCTGCACACCGTGTTCGACACCCGCGCAGGTTCGCTGCCGGCAGTGCGCGGGGTGTCGCTGCAGGTGCAGCCCGGGCGCATTCTCGGGCTGGTGGGCGAGTCCGGTTCGGGCAAGTCGGTCACCGGCTTCTCGATCCTTGGCCTGCTCGACGCACCAGGGCGCATCAGCGCAGGCCAGGTGTTGTTCAAGGGCCGCGACCTGGTGGGCCTGGCGCCCGCGCAACTGCGCGCGCTGCAGGGCAACCGCATCGCGATGATCTTCCAGGACCCGATGATGACCCTCAACCCGGTGCTGCGGGTCGACACCCAGATGATCGAAGCGGTGCGCGCCCACCAGCCGGTGAGCAAGTGCGAAGCCCGCGCGCTCGCCAGCCAGACCCTGGCGCTGATGGGCATCCCGAGCCCCGAAGAGCGCCTGCGTGCCTACCCGCACCAGCTCTCCGGCGGCATGCGCCAGCGCGTGGCGATTGCCATCGCGCTGCTGCACGGCCCCGACCTGATCATCGCCGACGAGCCCACTACCGCGCTGGATGTGACCATCCAGGCGCAGATCCTCAGCGAGGTACAGAAGCTGGTGCGCGAGCAAGGCACCGCGTTGATCTGGGTGACCCACGACCTATCGGTGGTGGCGGGCCTGGCCGACGATGTGGCGGTGATGTATGCCGGGCAGATCGTCGAGCAGGGCGCGGTGGCCGATGTGCTGGACCGCCCGCAACACCCCTACACCCAAGGCCTGATCGACAGCCTGCCGAGCCGCAACCGGCGCGGCCAGCGCTTGCGCCAGATCCCCGGCATGGCCCCGGATCTACAGTCGATGCCTGGCGGTTGCGCCTTCGCCCCACGCTGCACACGGGCCAGCGCGCAGTGCGCGCAAATGCCGGTGCTGCGCCAGGGCGCAGGCGGGCAGTGGGTGCGTTGTTTTTACCCAGGAGCTGCCGATGCGCAATGA
- a CDS encoding ABC transporter substrate-binding protein: protein MQPRVRSLLASALILAAGSVSAQDLRIGYADPVSSLDPQLNNYAGDRSVALHAFESLVNRHDDKTLPGLAKSWKVVDPTTWEFTLRDDVKWQDGTPLTADDFVFSFERARNVPGSVASYAGATRTVAAVQAKGEHTVIIKTRIPNANLLPDVDSIYIVSRHAGANASSADYNSGKATIGTGPYRFVSYVPGDRTIFERNASYWGAKPTWDKVDFRFIANAANRTAALLAGDVDVIDKVSPTDVERLRKTPGFNVFAYQGLRALIIQPSFREGPNEFIRDNSGKSLAQNPLRDVRVRQALSLAINRQAIDQRIMQGTVTEANQWMPANTFGYNPEVKNIPYDPQQAKALLAQAGFPEGFQLTVHVPGDRYPQAPEAMQAVAQFWSRVGVKVQLEVLPWAVYAGKANKNELAVSVIAWGNGTGEAAYALTNILTTVDSAKGQGASNWGRYSNPLVDKALLDSTAEFDDTRRRQILEGAVKVVSDDVGIIPLFHYQNIWAARKGLKVEPLVSDRTAAIMVTEQP, encoded by the coding sequence ATGCAACCACGTGTTCGCTCGCTGCTCGCCTCGGCGCTGATTCTGGCGGCCGGTAGTGTCTCGGCGCAGGACCTGCGCATCGGCTATGCCGACCCTGTTTCATCCCTCGACCCACAACTGAACAACTACGCCGGTGACCGCTCGGTGGCGCTGCACGCCTTCGAGTCGCTGGTCAACCGCCACGACGACAAGACCCTGCCGGGCCTGGCCAAAAGCTGGAAAGTCGTCGACCCCACCACCTGGGAGTTCACCCTGCGTGATGACGTCAAGTGGCAGGACGGCACGCCGCTGACCGCCGACGACTTCGTGTTCTCGTTCGAGCGTGCGCGCAACGTGCCAGGCAGCGTGGCGTCCTACGCCGGCGCAACGCGCACCGTGGCCGCGGTGCAGGCCAAGGGTGAGCACACGGTGATCATCAAGACCCGCATTCCGAATGCCAACCTGCTGCCGGACGTCGACTCGATCTACATCGTCAGCCGCCATGCCGGTGCCAACGCCAGCAGCGCCGACTACAACAGCGGCAAGGCAACCATCGGCACCGGGCCTTACCGCTTCGTCTCGTACGTGCCGGGCGACCGCACAATCTTCGAACGCAACGCCAGCTACTGGGGCGCCAAACCCACCTGGGACAAGGTCGATTTTCGCTTCATCGCCAACGCCGCCAACCGCACCGCGGCCTTGCTGGCGGGCGACGTCGATGTGATCGACAAGGTTTCGCCCACCGATGTCGAGCGGCTGCGCAAGACGCCGGGCTTCAATGTGTTCGCCTACCAGGGACTGCGCGCGCTGATCATCCAGCCAAGCTTCCGCGAGGGGCCCAACGAATTCATCCGCGACAACAGCGGCAAGTCGTTGGCGCAGAACCCGCTGCGCGATGTACGGGTGCGCCAGGCGCTATCGCTGGCGATCAACCGCCAGGCCATCGACCAGCGCATCATGCAAGGCACGGTCACCGAGGCCAACCAGTGGATGCCGGCCAATACCTTCGGCTACAACCCCGAGGTCAAGAACATCCCTTACGATCCGCAGCAAGCAAAGGCGCTGCTGGCCCAGGCTGGTTTCCCCGAAGGTTTCCAGCTCACCGTGCACGTGCCGGGCGACCGCTACCCGCAAGCGCCAGAAGCGATGCAGGCGGTGGCGCAGTTCTGGTCGCGGGTTGGTGTGAAGGTGCAGCTTGAAGTGCTGCCATGGGCGGTATATGCCGGCAAGGCCAACAAGAACGAACTGGCCGTGAGCGTGATCGCCTGGGGCAACGGTACCGGCGAGGCGGCCTATGCGCTAACCAACATCCTCACCACCGTGGACAGCGCCAAAGGGCAGGGCGCCTCCAACTGGGGCCGCTATAGCAACCCGCTGGTGGACAAGGCGCTGCTCGACTCCACCGCGGAGTTCGACGACACGCGCAGGCGCCAGATCCTCGAAGGCGCGGTAAAGGTAGTTAGCGACGACGTGGGCATCATCCCGTTGTTCCACTACCAGAACATCTGGGCTGCGCGCAAAGGCCTGAAGGTCGAACCGCTGGTCAGCGACCGCACTGCCGCGATCATGGTCACCGAACAACCTTGA
- a CDS encoding NAD(P)-binding domain-containing protein, which yields MSEVNAPAGLTALETRLREDLAWLDLPASPWVKPRVSDGEAVLEVAIIGGGMAGLALAAELRHQGVAAVILDQAPAGFEGPWATTARMQTLRSPKQLTGPALGLPALTFRAWYQAQFGAEGWAALDKIPRLQWAEYLRWYRKVLGLEVRNQHRVSRVTPRADGLVALEVQSNGRTQHLRARHVVLATGRDGLGGPWVPEFARGLAPELWAHSADGLQDAWFEGKRVVVIGGGASAMDSAATALEAGALQVDLLIRRADLPRINKGKGAGNPGMTHGYWRLPDAWKWRIRNYLNTQQVPPPRGSTLRVSASPNARFLLQSPVLSVAVNPAGGLWVNTPQARLDADFLVFATGFRTDFSLRPEFAAFAPQIRVWGDRYQAPAGEEDAELAELPDLGSSFEFQEKTLGACPGIGQIHCFSYPAALSYGAVSGDIPAISEGAKRLAHALIGRLFNDDIEQHFEAMRNYAEPELLGDEWVAGEPSAAERQA from the coding sequence ATGTCCGAAGTGAACGCCCCCGCAGGCCTTACTGCCCTGGAAACCCGCCTGCGCGAGGATCTGGCCTGGCTAGACCTGCCCGCCAGCCCCTGGGTTAAGCCCCGTGTCAGCGACGGTGAAGCGGTGCTGGAGGTGGCGATCATCGGCGGCGGCATGGCCGGCCTGGCGCTGGCCGCAGAGTTGCGCCACCAGGGCGTGGCGGCGGTTATCCTCGATCAGGCGCCGGCAGGTTTCGAAGGGCCGTGGGCCACCACCGCGCGGATGCAGACGCTGCGCTCGCCCAAGCAACTGACCGGCCCCGCGCTGGGCCTGCCGGCGCTGACCTTCCGCGCCTGGTACCAGGCGCAGTTCGGCGCCGAGGGCTGGGCGGCTCTGGACAAGATCCCGCGCCTGCAATGGGCAGAATACCTGCGCTGGTACCGCAAGGTGCTGGGGCTCGAGGTGCGCAACCAGCACCGCGTCAGCCGCGTCACGCCGCGCGCCGACGGGCTGGTGGCACTTGAGGTGCAAAGCAACGGCCGCACCCAGCATCTGCGCGCCCGGCACGTGGTGCTGGCCACCGGACGCGACGGCCTGGGCGGGCCCTGGGTGCCGGAATTCGCCCGCGGCCTGGCGCCCGAGTTGTGGGCGCATTCGGCCGATGGCCTGCAGGATGCCTGGTTCGAAGGCAAGCGCGTGGTGGTGATCGGCGGCGGCGCCTCGGCCATGGACAGCGCGGCCACCGCCCTGGAGGCCGGTGCGCTGCAGGTCGACTTGCTGATTCGTCGGGCGGACCTACCGCGCATCAACAAGGGCAAGGGCGCCGGCAACCCCGGCATGACCCATGGCTACTGGCGCCTGCCGGACGCCTGGAAATGGCGTATCCGCAACTACCTCAACACCCAGCAGGTGCCGCCGCCACGGGGCAGCACACTGCGCGTGTCGGCCTCGCCCAATGCACGTTTTCTGCTGCAAAGCCCGGTGCTGTCGGTAGCCGTCAACCCCGCCGGCGGCCTGTGGGTGAATACCCCGCAGGCCCGCCTTGACGCCGATTTTCTGGTGTTCGCCACAGGTTTTCGCACCGACTTCAGCCTGCGCCCGGAGTTCGCCGCGTTCGCCCCGCAAATTCGCGTATGGGGTGACCGCTACCAGGCGCCGGCCGGCGAAGAGGACGCCGAGCTTGCCGAGCTGCCCGACCTTGGCAGCAGCTTCGAATTCCAGGAGAAAACCCTGGGCGCCTGCCCAGGCATTGGCCAGATCCATTGCTTCAGCTACCCGGCAGCACTGAGCTACGGCGCGGTGTCCGGGGACATCCCGGCCATCAGCGAGGGCGCCAAGCGGCTTGCCCATGCCCTGATCGGGCGGCTGTTCAACGACGACATCGAGCAGCACTTCGAGGCCATGCGCAACTACGCCGAGCCCGAGCTGCTGGGTGATGAGTGGGTCGCCGGCGAGCCCTCCGCCGCCGAGCGGCAAGCATGA